The Apium graveolens cultivar Ventura chromosome 10, ASM990537v1, whole genome shotgun sequence nucleotide sequence ggggtcctttctgagTGTGATCTAtattgactttcaactcctattgatgactcaatggatgttgatctttgcctttcgacggatgatgcagtttgtttctcaacagatgatgcacttagtctttcgacggatgttgaattatgtgcttcatttgttgttgacttttctgcattatccttagagattatttcttgatcactttcatcttcactatcatctcAATATTGtaaaatttgaggctttcatggaaaccttcatcttgcagtccttcaatcttcttatcatcaaacacaacatgtacagattccataacaatgttagttctgagattgtagactctgtatatttttccaactgcatacccaacaaaaataccttcatctgtTTTGGCATCAAACTTTTCATGCTGCTctgtttgattccttagaatatagcatttacagccaaagacatgaagaaagtttagtgttggttTCCTATTTTTGAATATTTGATAGGTCATgaattttgcttgattgaccaaagaaatattctgaatgtagcatgcagtatttacagcttcagctcaaaagtaagttggtaactttgattcttctagcattgtccttgcagcttcaataagagatctgttctttcatTCCACCattccattttgttgtggagttctagctgctgaaaattcatgcatgattccattttcttcataaaacaACCTCATAGAAGAAttattgaactcagttccattgtcactcctgattcttctaaccttgagatcaggatgattgttgactggtcttatatgattgataatgatttcactagcttcatctttagatttgagaaaatatgtccaagtgaactttgagaaatcatcaacaatcactagacagtatcttttctttgagattgacaacacattgactggtccaaacaaattcaTATGCAGTAGTTATAAAGGTTCctcaattgtagattcaagcttctttttgaatgatgccttgatctgttttcctttatgacaggcatcacacagaccatcctttgagaactcaacttgaggaatgcctcttacaagatctttcctgactaatttattcatagtcttgaagttcagatgggacagtttcttgtgccatagccaactttcatcttgacttgctttgctgaaaagacaagtaatagaatttgcacttgatgagttgaagtcagctaaatacacatttccttttcttactccagtgagaaccactttgttgtccttcttgtttgtaacaacacaggcttcagaattgaatgttatTGAGTTatccttatcacaaagctggctgacactcaaaagattgtgtttgagttcatctactagagcaacttcttcaatgatgacattgtctttagaaatcaagccatatcctatagtataccctttgttgtcatctccaaaagtaatacttggatCATccctctccttgaactcagtgagcagggtagaatctccagtcatgtgccttgagcaaccactatccaaataccgaagattctttatgtttccctaattgcttgaggaactgacctctgcttcatctgatttggccatcagggctaggttgacatggCTTGGTTCCGCATCTTCATCTTtcccatctgctgcccagtcattttcctgagtcaagAAAGCTCTTtctttttgtttgagcaattcaaagcATTCTTTTTATAGTCAACTTGGTCGAATTTCTTTTTCACAGGATtaggctttctgcactcatttgcaaaatgaccactcaagacacatttgaaacacttgaatttggatttatccatcatgtttctatttggcttggctgctccaaaattctttttgaatttgagcttgacAAACCTTCTTGACaggaaagctagatgttcatctatatcctccatttcatcttgactatgatggtcttcatgttcagctactagcccctATCCTTTGCCAtcacaaaccctagagtttggtgcagattccacagcttcaaccttcatctctttcactctctcttgttcagctaccaggtgctatagatcctcccttcttacttcctttctctatctgctcatcttgttctatttcaagctcataaatttttagaatgccatacagtctctccaaagtaaattccttgtaatcttgagaatttctgagAGAAGACAGTACATAGGCTTCCACTCTTTttgtagagatctaaggaacttcaggtttgaatcttttagtttgatagacccttccatgcaactttagtgcatttagtagtttttgaaatctactaaatatatcacttaaagattcactagtcttcaaaatgaaagtgctcatactgctggattagaagttgcattttgttttccctcacttgttcagttccatcacaaatGATCTGAATTGTATCTCATATTTCTTTAGAAGTCTTGCATGTTGATGActttgtcaaacatatctccatcaagaccattgaacagaatgttcatatCCTTCTTGTCTATGTGTAccttgctcaatgtcttcatctgtccattctgcTTGTGGCTTTGAACAGTTTGCTCATCACCTACAGCTCCTTCAGTATCTGTAGTAGCTTTTCTAGGGACATGAGGGTCCTTTCTCAATGCAATTCCACAtaactttcatcttgagagagaagatgcaggtgcattttcaccttccaatagtgatagttgtctttattcaagaatgggatctttactccaacatccttcctgctctcttgttagttgctttgatctttaaacttttAGTGTGTCAAGAgtttactctgataccaattgttaatcccaGACAATCTAACAATtgaattacagaatgggggttgaatgtaattcttgacTTCTTCTTGATTTTAAGAACTTCTCTAACAAATATACATAACAGTGTTATGAATATGCAAAAATGCAGAATGAAAGTATTGATgtattcaaaacacaaagtaatttaaatacaagtatttaaaaactttctggtggattgaacttatccaccagagatatatatttcGAGAACTCTTTGATACAAAGATTGTACACAGCTACTTAGAAGTAGAATCACAAAAAACAGAGAAATTCTTCACAGATACAGCTTTTTTATTTCTCTAGTTGATTGCTTATTTTTCTACTAGCTACTCTTaatttatatattaccaagttacaagtgaataagacaaactaataaaacaaaatgtgtctttgtctaatcacatgtttcttaaattctccatccagtatctttgattttcttcaagtaagcatggaaatgtaaATGATTATTTGTTCTCTTAAACCTGTAAGTAGGCtgtcacattccatttgcatgcaatcaacccatgtgactgtcaagtcactatcaactgctttttgaatttgatcatccgttggagttctattgaatcatccgttaaaactttgttgaatcatccgttgagagtcttgttgaatcatccgttgagagtctggttgatcatccgttgagagtttAGTTGAACATCCGTTGTGAAAGTCTAGTTGAACATCCGTTGTGAAAGTCTAGTTGAACAACGGATGTTCCTAacaacggatgttccacaagggtttcgacggatgatcaactagagtttAACCTTGTACAATCCATATCCACCTATTAAGCCTCGACGTGTCGGACCAGACCGAACCTCCCATCCTTTCACAAGCCTAATTGGTGGGATAAGCATTACACTGGCCTTTTCCGATCTCTAACATCAAACTCCTTCCAACTCCATACCAATGATACGTTTCATGCAACTCAGTGGTGGTATAGACATAACTTTCCGTCTTGTCCAACCCCAGCATGAACCCCTTTATACCCTGCTTCCAATGATTACATTTCATGTAACATGATATATCTAAAGGCATGTAAATCAAGGacccttaacattgatacatatTGTATAGAGACATAAAAGATATAACCACTTGAAACTACAAAACTCCAAGAACGTGTATAAATTCTCTCCAAAAAAAACCAAACTAATTACAACTTGTATCAACAGAGATTTACAAGGCAAAACCCCTTCTATAATAATCAGCCAAACCCAAGATTAGTGACAAAGAAGGGTGTTGAACAGGCCTCTATCAATGTCAACAACTCAGTTTTGCCTAGGTATAACAAATATTGTCAACTAAATCATCTCCAGCTTGCTTGATGCCAAGAAATTTCACTTTAACAatcttttttaaaaaattatttttttttcaaaacagTAAGCACTGACCACAATAACTGAAAAGCAAGTTTGTAGTCCAACATAGCAGTCACGGGTTTAGAGCTACAAAAgaacatcaaaaacacaaagttaaaGCTAAGACAAACTTCTTGTGAATCTCTAGCTCTATATGCAATCAAAACTCCTTCATTCAATCCCTCTGAGAAATATTCAGTAGACTGGGTCCTCAAATGATATAAAAGAACAAAAATGTCATCTTCCTCTAGTGAAGCCCACCTTAATGATCATGAGGAATTAATGATACCTGATACAGAAAAGTATTAAGAtaacaaaaaacaaaacaaaacaagaCAAGAATGGGTGGGGAAATGAAACACGGTGGTTCATAGAGGAATCTCTAGACTCTTTAAATTAAGGACTTCATAGAATCTACATACTACAACTGTATTGTAAACAAACACGAAGCGCAAATAGTCAGAGAGATATTTTTTTAAGAGAAACAGGCAAGTAATTATTGAAGGTTTGAAGGAATACGGCCAGCAAAAATATTAAATACATTGTATTATATCCAGCATTTTGGAATAGTGTGGAATTCGCACTTAAAGGGGAAGGATTTCTTTTTAGAGTGCTAAGGATGGTTGATGTGGAAAAGAAATCAGAAACAGGATACATATATGAGGCAATGGACAGAGCAAGAGAGGCTACTGTACAGTCCCTTTAAAATATGTGGAGAGCAAGTACTCCACTAATTTCAAATTTAATTCACAGGCATTACTTTAAATACTTGTATATACAAATTAAATGTGTATAGTGTATAATTTACGTTCATAACATAATTTAAATAGTTAATTAGTTATACTAGGTAGAATGTGCAACTACACCAACCATTGCACGCCACTGGTTATTATCTTAAGACTGGAGTTTTCCTATTCTAAGAAGGATATCAAAGCATATCATGAAGTGATGAAAGGGCTATAAAGTTGTATGGAGAAATTAGTACCTAGTCAAGGAACAAGATAAAATTACTCACTACTTTCCTATGTACGGAAATGTGTAGGAACTAGTTGGCATATCAGTGGCTAGGCGGCAAAGATCTACAAGTCTCCTAGTATAAATTTACTTGAAATATAATTAACAAAAATAGTCAATTTCAGTCTATAATATTCTAAAGATATTTAATGATATTTCAGCAGGGTGGTGGACTGGTGGTATTCTAATGGCGGGATTGCTCAAAATTTACAGAAACTTGCATTCAAAATCCTTAGCCAAACTTGTAGCTTGTTCGATTACAAAGAATTTCATAATGCATTAAAAAAATGGCACATTATCGGACCTCTTGAATGACAGGTTGTTTCTTTTGTTTCGTCGCATGAACTCATGCAGAGTATATCATCGCGTTGGTGCATAGAATATATTCACAACCGGGATTCTAAAATGAGTCATCAGTATGTACCAAAAATTCATATCAATGCTAATTGAACAGGGCATTATGTTTGAGCTCAGTGATGTAGAACTTGTACTATTGCCTTCTTAGAATTTTAATATCTAAAAGAAACAAAGACTACAGGAATATATTTAGGTTTAATCTAGTTAAAAGTAGATAGTTAGTTCGCTGAGGGTTAAATTATATCCAAGCATCACACTTGCTCATTAAAAAATGATCGATACACTAGCTTTGGGTCAATCATGGACATCAAAATCCGGTTTCTATCATTGTTAGGTTTATATCCATTATATTGTCTTTACCTCCTTAATCCTAAGGATAAGCTTCTATATTTATATTACAAACCCATTAGTTGTCCAGGTCATTTCATGACGAGGAGCACTACGACAGTGCGAGTGAAGGAGAGTACTTGTTCCGGAGACCTGAGACTAGTCACAATTACAGTTTTTATGTTAACCACCAGAATTCTACAATTTTTCACATGCATATTCCTAAAACAGGTGTCAGTTTCTACTAGTGTAAAAACTTGTAACTGACAAATTTATTAATAGGCAATAAAACCCGAGTAAATTTCCATGTAACTGTAAAGCCAATTAGTAATCGGTAATTTAGTAATTAATAATTGACCTCattgtcagaaattaattatgtgtttggaaATCTACATGCCTGAAAAATCATGATAATCTATAATAGAGTTTCCTGATCAGAAGCTCGGTACTATTCTCATATTTTATCATGACTGGGTTCACGTGTTTCATCCAGAAAATTTGTTGGGTAACTAGTGTCAGCAGTAACTTTAAACAACAGAGTAATCTCATTCAACTCACTGAACAAAAAAGAAAGACAGTTTTCAATATTTTTGACAGAAACTTTAACCTGATACGATTTTGTGGATGTATCGATAACAGCCTTGCACATAGAAAATATCTAAGAAATTGTAACTGATCAAAAAGTCGGAAACTAGCACCaacaacccccccccccccaacTAAGAACGATCATCTACAAAATCGCAGAATGCATGTGAAAAACATTAAAATTTTCATTATGACTGACCTAGTAGCTTCAAAACAAGTTTCTTTCCTTACCCCGGACATCAGACACTGTTAAGGTGCTCCTCGTCATAATATGACCTGCACAACTAAGTGGCATTTTATATTCAAATGAACAAAGTTTTTTGAGCTAACACAATTATAATGAGGACATGATAGATAGATAGACAGACAAATTGGAACACAAAAATGATACAACCCAGGTATTGATACTAGTTGAGGATTGACGGAGATATTTCAAAGATATTTCTCCAAGAAGAAGTTCAAAGCTTGAAAGTTATCTAGCCAGAGTGTTGTGTCAAGAAAACCACATTCCACTTTTAACTAGGGTATAACTGAAAACATTCTATTTGTCTTTCTGTTATTCAGGCATCATAATGCACAAATGGCAGTAAAACTAGTCTGACATCAATTTTTAGCATGAAGTTGTCTAAGCTATATGTTATCCTTGAGGTGACTACCGTGGGTAGACTCAGTACACACCCATCAAGTAGCAAGTAACTTCTGCTAATATAGTAGATGTTAAAAAGCCTCACTGCCTCGTATTCTTatttatcatcatcatcatcatatATCCCTTTTGATCCTCAAATTATACTGCTCACAAACTaagaaattaaaataaatcaatttattattacACTAATCTACAAGTCCATAGTTCTTAAAGTTGAAAAAGTGGATAAGAAGCTTCCCTAACACTGATTCGTGTTTTTTTCTAGATCAGAGCAAGACAACTATAACAATGAATTTAGACCATCTTTAAATTATTATACACATCAAAACATAATTATCATTCATCACAAAAACTTCAACTacgaaaataaaatttacaaaattcACTAAAGTTAACAACATTACAATTTGTTTCAACTTTCAAGTTTGAAGTGAATGTTCTCAACTCAAGTATCCAAGTTCTGTTCGTGGTCTAATCTACAGAAAAAAATGATAGAAAAATTTGATAACTTAAGCCATAATACAAGGTTTAGACATCAAAAACATCTAAACTTGAAAATCTTCTTTTGTTAATTTATGTACTTTTATACTTCATGTTGGCATGTAGCAAACCATCTCTTGTGTCATATGCTATGCAATTTCAAAAGGAATCAATAAAAAGATAGGATGAAGTTGTACCTACATCAATCCTCTCGGATAGGATCTCTAGCTGACAGGAACAAGAGTTTCAACATATCTACAAAAGCCAAGGAAACTAAAATTTTCCGGATAGGGTAAGCTCTTTCTTGCCCCGGTGTTAAAATTATAGAAAAACAAATTCCTCTTTCCCCGTATAATCTCAACCATTAGCAAAAGGTCATCTTTCCAGTATCCCAATGGCCATAGAGTTCCTAAAGACTCTTTAACATTGAACTGCTTAGTCCAGGACTCTTTGACCCCATAACTATTCATTACCCATATATCATATGCCATACCATCCCTTAAATGATGAGAAACAATATGGCAAAGTAATTCATTTATTACAAGAAGTTTACCCCCTTGTCTGCAAGACTCCAAAACAGTCATCAGCCTTAATTGCTCGTCTTTAAGGTCAAATGACACTACTGCACTTTGACAGTCTTCGTGATTTCTTGGATCTACAGCAAGCCAATGAAATGCTCCCTTCAAAAACACAGGAGAAGACTTCCGAATTTCAAGCGGAAAAACAGGCTCTTCCTCCAACGACACATTACTAACCTCTGAACAAAGCAAATTACTTGCTGGAAAAGTGGTCCAAGAATCTGTACTCATTTTGTACACCTCAATTTGCATTACAAACATATCTTCATCTGACGTGACAGAAGAATTCTCAGCACTATGGTAATAAACAATCCTCACAACCTTGTAATCACTAGTTTCAGGTTCGAAACCAAACGCAAGAACAAGGTCAACCCCTTTGGCCGAAGCATCAATCtgaggcttgggaagaaacctaTTTTGTTTCGTAACAGGATTCCACAACAAAATAAAAGATGCACATGCTATGAACTAATGTTTTACAGGAAGCTGAAGATAGTATTACGATAATAAATATGATAATAGTTCAATTATATTGACACTGACTCCTCACTTTCGAGAGGTGAGACTCTCCCAAATACTCTCAAAATACAATCATAATCAGATAACCCCTCCATGCTAGTCCCCCCATCTGTTATATCCTCATTACAATATTAAATGTTATGAAGTTCCTATTATACCCCTGCTGCTATGTCATTATTTCCCTTGTGACATGTTGACCTGTCTTGACGCTGTCTTCTTTTGTAAGTCAATAATATAGGCTGTCTACTGTCATTCCTAGCATTACCCCCGGCGAGAAGATTCACCTTGTCCTCAAGGTGGAAATCAGGAAAGAACTGGATGATATTGCTGGAGTGTTCCCAAGTAGATTCACTTTCTGGCAGACCTTCCCATTTAATGAGCACTTCATGGTCTGTTGCTTGCCCTGCGGAAGAAGTCCTAATTCCCAGTACCTGCTCAGGCTTACTCTCCATCACCATTGACTCCGTGAGAGCAGGGGGAAGCTGGGGAGAGATAACCAGGAGTCCAACAGCCTTCTTAAGTTGAGAGACATGAAACACCGGGTGTATTCTTACTGTAGATGGAAGGGCCAGCTTGTAAGCAACAGTGCCCACTCTTTGTGTGATTTCATAGGGCCCGTAGTACCTCGAACAGAGCTTGTCAAATGGTCGTCTGGCTAAGGATTGCTGCCGGTAAGGTTGCAGCTTAAGATACACATGATCACCCACTTTGAACTCCACTTCTCTTCGACTCAAATCTTCCTGCAACTTCATTCGATGCTGGGCTTGTAAAAGGTTAGCTTTCAAGTCATCGAGAATGGCATCCCGTTCGACAAGTTGATCCTCTAGGGATGATAGAGCTGTACTACCCGGCTGAAACTTGATTAATTGAGGGGGATCTCGTCCATACAGAACTTTAAAAGGGGTGTAGCCTGTAGAGACATGGTACGAAGTGTTATACCAGTGTTCAGCCCATGGTAAATACTTCACCCATAACTTGGGTTGACTCGAAATGAAGCAACGTAAGTAGGTTTCAACGCATTTATTTACCACTTCGGTCTGCCCATCCGATTGTGGGTGATACGCTGTGCTATGACAAAGCTTGGTACCGTGTAGCTGGAACAATTCTTTCCAAAACAAGGACATGAACACCTTGTCCCTGTCAGATACGATAGTTGAAGGAAAACCATGAAGCCGAACTACCTCCCGAATGAAAATTGCAGCCACTGTAGGACCAGAAAAAGGATGTTTTAAAGAAATGAAGTGTGCATATTTTGACAATCTATCGACCACAACAAGAATTGCATCTGCCCCATTCGATTTGGGGAGTCCCTCAATAAAATCCATGGAGAGATCTTCCCAAACTTTATCGGGTAACGGCAAGGGCTGCAACAATCCCGCTGGGCTTAAACTAGAGGTCTTTGATTGTTGACAAGTGAGACAAGCCTTTACATATGTTGCCACTTGTTTACGCATGCCCGGCCAGTACCAATTCGCAGCCAACCTTTGATACGTTTTAAGGTCTCCTGAATGACCTCCCATCGGAGAATCATGATAGTCCTGCAGAAATTTATTCAACAATACAGAATCCTTTGGTAACACTACTCTTCCCTTATACTTTAACACATCATGTTCCAACTGGTAACCTTTAGGGACCTCCCTTCCTGCCCTCAAATCGTTGGTGAGTTGCTTAATAAAAGGATCCTCCTGAATTTGAGGGTAAAGATCAGACCATTTTGGCCCCCCCGAAGAAATTATAGCACCTAACTCAATTGAACCAGGAAATTCACGTGACAACGCATCAGCGACCTTGTTTGAAGTCCCGGGCTTATAGTGAATTTCGAAGTCGAAACCCATTAATTTGCTTACCCACCGCTGGTACTCAGAACCAACTTCCCGCTGCTCTAACAAAAATTTGAGACTTTGTTGGTCTGTTCGGATTATAAACCTCCTCCCCAAGAGATAGTGCCTCCATTTGAGCACTGCCAAAACAAtagccatcaattctttctcgtAAATAGACTTTAGACGTGCCCTTACACCCAAAACCTTACTAAAATAAGCGATCGGGTGACCCTCTTGTAACAAGACTGCACCTAATCCAAATCCCGAAGCATCTGCTTCGATAATAAAAATTTTGGTAAAATCAGGCATGACAAGGATGGGAGCTTGCATAAGGGCCAGTTTCAACTGTTTAAACGCTGTCGTCGCTTCCTGAGTCCAACCAAATTGGTCCTTGCGTGTCTGGTCTGTAAGGGGACGAGCTATTGTAGCATATCCTGCAATAAACCTTCGGTAGTACCCCGATAAGCCCAAGAATCCCTTTAATTCTTTCAAATTACTAGGGATAGGCCATGTTTCCAAAGCTTTAACCTTTTCAGGATCTACTGCTACCCCATTCTCTGAAATAATATGGCCCAAGTAAGCGAGCCGGGTCTGCCCAAACTCGCATTTCTTTTCATTAGCATAAAGCTGGTGGGTAGTCAAGGTCTCCAAAACCAAGCTTAAATGCTCAACATGCTTCTCTTCTGTTGGACTATAAACGAGAATATCATCAAAAAAAACCAACACGAACTTCCGTAAGAAGGGCTTAAACACCGCGTTCATCAATGCTTGAAAGGTGGCCGGCGCGTTCATAAGTCCGAATGgcattactagaaactcgtaatgcccTTCGTGAGATCGGAACGCTGTTTTAGGAATATCCTCACTCCTGATTCGAATCTGGTGGTACCCAGATTTTAAATCCAACTTAGAGAATAGCTTGGCCCCTTTTAATTCATCCAGCAGCTCATCTATTGTCGGTATCGGGTATTTGTCGGGAACGGTGGCCTTATTTAGAGCCCGATAGTCGATACAGAATCTCCACGATCCATCCTTTTTCTTAACGAGGATGACCGGACTTGAGAAAGGGCTATGAGATTCTCGAATAATGCCCGCCTTCATCATATCACGAATCAATGCCTCAATTTCATCTTTTTGTGATTGGGGATATCGATATGGCCTTACGCTAATAGGGTTTGTCCCGTCTTTCAGATTAATCGCATGCTCATGACCACGGTTAGGAGGCAGACCTGGAGGTAATCGGAAGACCTCTGAATGCTGCTTTAATATGGGTTTTAGATAAGGAGGCATGTTGTCTTCACCCCTTTTCAAACCCTTGTGTTCCCCCGTGGCTGCTAAATGATTGCATTCCACCAAATACCCATCCCCGCCTTTCTGAATAGTTTTCATCATCGCCTTGAATGAGATCATGGTTCGGCCTAAAGATGGGTCACCTTTCAATGTCACACTTCCACCCCCCAACTGAAATCTCAAGGTCTGTGTTTTCCAATTAGTTGATACCGTACCCAATTTCTCCAACCATTGAACTCCTAGAATGACATCAGAATTACCTAACTGAAGAGGCAAATAATCTTCTATCACCGTAACCCCTTGCAAATGAAGCACTACTGATTTACACTCTCCTTTCCCCTGCACATCATCCCTAGTTCCCAAGGAAACACCAAAGCTCTTAGATGGAAGCACCGGCAGTCCCAAACTTTTAACAGCTTCTAATGACACAAAGTTATGGGTAGCACCTGGATCGATCATTACTACCACTTTTTTCCCATAATTTCTCCCATTAATTTCATCGTTTTTGGGCTAGTGATTCCAACTACAGAATTAAGTGAAATTTCTGGCTTGAAATCCATATTTAAATCCAACCCCCCTGTTTCTTCTAGTGTCTCCTCTACTTTATCAGCTTGTTCATACTCCTCTCCCCCATCATCCCCTTGCATCAAAATCACACTCAATTCTTTCTTCTTACACCTATGTCCTGCTGACCATTTTTCATCACAACGGAAACACTCACCCTTCTCCCTCTTACTTTGTAGCTCTTTTTCAGACAAACGTTTAATTTCTCCAACTGGCCTAGCAACCGGAAGAGGTCCCATACCCCGTGATGGTGAGGAGGAGGTGTGTGAGAATGCAGAACTTGTGTGTGTGGAAGGACTGTAGGAACTTGAATTATTCTTAAAAAAGGAATAAGATGAATTACCTGAATACGAGGATACTGAACTAGCCCGTTTCCCAGCTCCGTAGAGATGTAGCCCACTTCTCAACTTATCTTCAACCTTAATGGACAGGTCCATGGCATGATCAAGGCTTCTAGGCCCAAGTAGGCGAACCTCGGCCTTGATGTCCTCTTTCAGGCCTGTAATAAATTGGCCCTTGGCAATTTCCTCTGGCACTCCCACCAGTGGTGCCATAAGTTCGATAAACCGTCGACGATACTCAACCACATCAGAGGTTTGATGATGGTTCAACCACTGTTCGTATAAGCTGCCAGCAGAAGTCGGCCGAAATTGATGGAGGAGCATGCCCTTTAGTTCTTCCCATCGGCGTATGGGTCTCCTACTGTGTTCCCATTGGTACCATAATAACGCAACACCATCAAGAGATACAACCGCTGCCTCCACCTGTTCATCCTCCGATAGGCGATAAAACTTGAAGTACCTCTCAGCTCTTAGGATCCAACCATCTGGATTGTTACCTTCGAATGTTGGAAGGTCTAATTTCTTGA carries:
- the LOC141688990 gene encoding uncharacterized protein LOC141688990; the protein is MGAPPTNQHRIELLEQGFTTLQSTMAEQITVAVNTAAQEMQKTLIEQLANSLEQTTQRLEDRIARSREMQDVFMNLMKGEQEKFQEEMRSSLTTLKSMETLQGEVRKPSLENRSGSGRFGSHGDGAGMGGPEGSGTQSGRFGENGSGRTGEYGSGRVFQDFGGNSHQNYNASPNWRFKKLDLPTFEGNNPDGWILRAERYFKFYRLSEDEQVEAAVVSLDGVALLWYQWEHSRRPIRRWEELKGMLLHQFRPTSAGSLYEQWLNHHQTSDVVEYRRRFIELMAPLVGVPEEIAKGQFITGLKEDIKAEVRLLGPRSLDHAMDLSIKVEDKLRSGLHLYGAGKRASSVSSYSGNSSYSFFKNNSSSYSPSTHTSSAFSHTSSSPSRGMGPLPVARPVGEIKRLSEKELQSKREKGECFRCDEKWSAGHRCKKKELSVILMQGDDGGEEYEQADKVEETLEETGGLDLNMDFKPEISLNSVVGITSPKTMKLMGEIMGKKW